One region of Peromyscus eremicus chromosome 4, PerEre_H2_v1, whole genome shotgun sequence genomic DNA includes:
- the LOC131908453 gene encoding olfactory receptor 4K3-like gives MSKMDGGNQSVVSEFVILGLSHSQNLQVLLFVMFLILYLLIVSGNIVIMVLITTDPHLHSPMYFLLANLSFVDMWLSSVTTPKMITDFLRKHKTISFSGCMSQVFFAHCIAAGEMVLLVVMAYDRYVAICKPLHYFTIMNLKRCTGLVLTSWTIGFVHAMSHLVVIVELPFCGPKEIDSFFCDMPLVIKLACIDSHDLDILMNADCGLVGVTCFILLLISYTYILITVRQSSKAGASKALSTCTAHLTVVMIFFVPCIFIYVWPLNITWLDKFLAVFYSVFTPLLNPAIYTLRNKEMKNAMKRFINNYMYSKENY, from the coding sequence ATGAGTAAAATGGATGGAGGCAATCAATCTGTGGTGTCAGAATTTGTGATTTTAGGACTTTCCCACTCACAGAATCTTCAAGTCTTACTCTTTGTGATGTTTTTGATATTGTATCTGCTCATCGTGTCTGGAAATATTGTCATCATGGTCTTAATCACCACTGACCCCCATCTCCATTCCCCCATGTACTTCCTGTTGGCCAATCTGTCCTTTGTTGATATGTGGCTTTCTTCAGTCACCACTCCTAAGATGATCACAGACTTTCTCAGGAAGCACAAAACCATTTCATTTTCAGGCTGCATGTCTCAGGTATTCTTTGCCCATTGCATTGCTGCAGGAGAGATGGTGTTGTTGGTGGTAATGGcttatgaccgctatgtggccatctgcaaacCACTCCACTACTTCACCATTATGAACCTGAAAAGATGCACTGGGTTGGTGCTGACTTCCTGGACCattggctttgtgcatgccatgAGTCATCTTGTAGTGATTGTGGAGCTGCCTTTTTGTGGACCCAAGGAAATAGACAGTTTTTTCTGTGACATGCCATTGGTAATCAAACTAGCCTGCATAGATTCCCATGATCTGGATATTTTAATGAATGCTGACTGTGGACTTGTGGGTGTAACCTGCTTCATTCTCTTGCTTATTTCCTACACATATATCCTTATCACTGTTCGCCAGAGCTCTAAAGCTGGTGCATCTAAGGCTCTGTCCACATGTACTGCCCACCTCACAGTGGTGATGATATTTTTTGTGCCCTGCATCTTCATCTATGTGTGGCCCCTCAATATCACCTGGTTGGACAAATTTCTTGCTGTGTTTTACTCTGTTTTTACACCTCTCCTAAATCCAGCCATTTATACACTTCGaaataaagagatgaaaaatGCTATGAAAAGGTTTATTAACAACTACATGTATTCCAAAGAAAATTACTAA
- the LOC131908452 gene encoding olfactory receptor 4K3-like translates to MDRWNQSMVPEFVLLGLSHSHNLQLLLFVMFLMIYVLALSGNSIVMFLIVTDHNLHSPMYFFLANLSFVDMWLSSATTPKMIADFLREPKIISFTGCMSQVFFDHCVGAVEMMLLVVMAYDRYVAICKPLHYFTIMNLKRCTGLVLTSWAIAFVHAMSQLLAVVQLPLCGPLEIDSFFCDIPLIIKLSCTDYHDLDIYMNADCGVVVVTCFILLLISYTYILITVRQSSKAGASKALSTCTAHITVVMIFFVPCIFIYVWPLNITWLDKFLAVFYTLIAPLLNPAIYTLRNKEMKNAVKKLKSHFMNHKRNT, encoded by the coding sequence ATGGATAGATGGAATCAGTCCATGGTACCAGAATTTGTGCTTTTGGGACTTTCCCACTCACATAATCTTCAGCTCTTACTATTTGTGATGTTTTTGATGATTTATGTGCTCGCTCTATCTGGAAATAGTATTGTCATGTTCTTAATTGTCACGGACCACAATCTCCATTCCCCCATGTACTTCTTTTTGGCTAACCTGTCCTTTGTTGATATGTGGCTTTCCTCAGCCACCACTCCTAAGATGATTGCAGACTTTCTCAGGGAACCAAAGATCATTTCCTTCACAGGGTGCATGTCCCAGGTCTTCTTTGACCATTGTGTTGGTGCAGTGGAGATGATGCTGTTGGTGGTAATGGcttatgaccgctatgtggccatctgcaaacCACTCCACTACTTCACCATTATGAACCTGAAAAGATGCACCGGGTTGGTGTTGACTTCCTGGGCCATTGCCTTTGTGCATGCCATGAGTCAGCTTTTGGCAGTTGTGCAGCTACCTCTCTGTGGTCCCTTGGAAATTGATAGTTTCTTCTGTGACATACCACTGATAATCAAGTTATCCTGCACAGATTACCATGATTTGGATATTTACATGAATGCTGACTGTGGCGTTGTGGTTGTAACCTGCTTCATTCTCTTGCTCATTTCCTACACATATATTCTTATCACTGTTCGCCAGAGCTCTAAAGCTGGTGCCTCTAAGGCTCTGTCCACATGCACTGCCCACATCACAGTGGTGATGATATTTTTTGTGCCCTGCATCTTCATCTATGTGTGGCCACTCAATATCACCTGGTTGGACAAATTTCTTGCTGTATTTTATACTCTTATTGCACCTCTCCTGAATCCAGCCATTTATACACTgagaaataaggaaatgaaaaatgctgtaaagaaattaaaaagccatttcatgaaTCACAAGAGAAATACTTAA